Proteins co-encoded in one Streptomyces sp. NBC_01283 genomic window:
- a CDS encoding beta-N-acetylhexosaminidase translates to MPASRPALVPAPTQLTHRPGHFTLNPDTTLRVTPGAEPAATLLRTLIAPATGLPLSPAPDGPFVLALDPGLGGLGAEGYGLTISSDAVLLRAAHLTGLLRGIQTIRQLLPTQALANRARPGVPWHLPCVEITDVPRHAWRGFMLDVARHFQPVAFLRRYVDLLALHKLNVLHLHLTDDQGWRLPVADYPLLTEVGGRRAQSMVGPAGSDVLDGIPHEGAYTERELRDLVTYATARGVTIVPEVEMPGHARAALAAYPELGTVPGRRLDVWTRWGVCDTVLGVHEPVLDFCRAVLDTVLDIFPSPHVHVGGDECPTTEWAASPAAHERIKAEGLSGPGELRGWFLGQVGNHLLGRGRIPTAWAETGEGLPPEFTVMTWRDPEHTRIALKRGHNVVSSQHSAAYLDYAQSASPAEPPAQPGIVVDLRSVHDHDPPESPASGGELIGVQAQLWTEFAPTAVHIDYLAFPRLAAFADRAWHGASPWPLARARLIAHGDRLAALGVRHGPFDPYVPVPHRFGEEST, encoded by the coding sequence GTGCCCGCGTCCCGCCCCGCACTCGTACCCGCGCCCACCCAACTGACCCACCGACCGGGCCACTTCACGCTCAACCCCGACACCACACTGCGCGTCACGCCAGGCGCCGAACCCGCCGCCACCCTGCTGCGCACCCTCATCGCACCCGCCACCGGACTACCGCTGAGCCCCGCCCCCGACGGTCCGTTCGTCCTCGCACTCGACCCAGGACTCGGCGGACTGGGCGCGGAAGGCTACGGCCTGACGATCTCGTCCGACGCCGTGCTGCTGCGAGCCGCCCACCTCACCGGTCTGCTGCGCGGCATCCAGACGATACGTCAGCTGCTCCCCACCCAAGCCCTGGCGAACCGGGCCCGGCCGGGCGTGCCCTGGCACCTGCCCTGCGTCGAGATCACGGACGTACCACGGCACGCGTGGCGTGGGTTCATGCTCGACGTTGCACGCCACTTCCAGCCGGTGGCATTCCTGCGCCGCTACGTCGATCTGCTCGCGTTGCACAAACTGAACGTGCTGCATCTGCACCTCACCGACGACCAGGGCTGGCGGCTGCCGGTCGCCGACTATCCGCTGCTGACCGAGGTGGGCGGACGGCGTGCCCAGTCGATGGTGGGCCCCGCCGGGTCCGACGTCCTCGACGGCATACCGCACGAAGGGGCCTACACAGAAAGGGAATTGCGCGACCTCGTCACCTACGCCACCGCCCGCGGCGTCACGATCGTGCCCGAAGTGGAGATGCCCGGCCACGCCCGCGCGGCCCTGGCCGCCTATCCCGAACTCGGCACCGTCCCGGGCCGCCGGCTCGACGTATGGACCCGCTGGGGCGTGTGCGACACGGTCCTCGGCGTCCACGAGCCCGTCCTCGACTTCTGCCGCGCCGTCCTCGACACCGTGCTGGACATCTTTCCCTCCCCGCACGTGCACGTCGGCGGAGACGAATGCCCCACGACCGAGTGGGCCGCAAGCCCCGCCGCACACGAGCGCATCAAGGCCGAAGGTCTGTCAGGGCCGGGCGAGTTACGCGGATGGTTCCTCGGCCAGGTCGGCAACCACCTCCTTGGGCGCGGCCGGATCCCGACCGCGTGGGCCGAGACGGGGGAGGGCCTGCCGCCCGAGTTCACCGTCATGACCTGGCGCGATCCCGAGCACACCCGCATCGCCCTCAAACGCGGCCACAACGTGGTCAGCAGCCAGCACAGCGCCGCCTACCTCGACTACGCCCAGTCCGCCTCCCCGGCCGAACCACCCGCCCAGCCCGGCATCGTGGTCGATCTCCGCAGCGTTCACGACCACGACCCTCCCGAGAGCCCCGCCTCGGGAGGTGAACTCATCGGCGTACAGGCCCAGTTGTGGACCGAGTTCGCCCCCACCGCGGTCCACATCGACTACCTGGCCTTCCCCCGGCTCGCCGCGTTCGCCGACCGGGCCTGGCACGGCGCCTCCCCCTGGCCCCTGGCGCGCGCACGCCTGATCGCGCACGGCGACAGACTCGCCGCACTTGGCGTGCGGCACGGACCGTTCGACCCGTACGTCCCCGTCCCCCACCGTTTCGGAGAGGAATCGACATGA
- a CDS encoding endo-beta-N-acetylglucosaminidase H has translation MFTLVRSRVRVAALALSAVAALAFGTTATTGAAAAPAATPAPAPAAKQGPTSVAYVEVNNNSMRNVGKYTLANGGGNVFDVAVIFAANINYDTSKKAAYLHFNENVQRVLDNAVTEIRPLQQKGIKVVLSVLGNHQGAGFANFPSQQASAAFAKQLSDTVTKYGLDGIDFDDEYAEYGNNGTGQPNASSFVYLVTALRANMPNKIISLYNIGPAASRLSYGGVDISSKFNYAWNPYYGTWQVPRIALPKSKLSPAAVEIGGTSQSTSASLARRTVSEGYGVYLTYNLDGTDRSADVSAFTRELYGSGAVYTP, from the coding sequence ATGTTCACTCTGGTACGGAGCAGAGTGCGGGTGGCCGCGCTCGCGCTCTCGGCCGTCGCGGCCCTCGCCTTCGGCACGACCGCCACGACCGGCGCGGCAGCGGCCCCCGCTGCCACCCCCGCTCCCGCTCCCGCCGCGAAACAGGGGCCAACCTCGGTGGCGTACGTCGAGGTGAACAACAACAGCATGCGGAATGTCGGCAAGTACACCCTCGCCAACGGCGGTGGCAACGTCTTCGACGTCGCGGTGATCTTCGCGGCGAACATCAACTACGACACGAGCAAGAAGGCGGCGTATCTGCACTTCAACGAGAACGTGCAGCGCGTCCTCGACAACGCTGTCACGGAGATACGGCCCTTGCAGCAGAAGGGCATCAAGGTCGTCCTCTCGGTGCTCGGCAACCACCAGGGCGCCGGGTTCGCCAACTTCCCGTCCCAGCAGGCGTCCGCGGCGTTCGCGAAGCAGCTGTCGGACACCGTGACCAAGTACGGACTCGACGGCATCGACTTCGACGACGAATACGCCGAGTACGGCAACAACGGCACCGGCCAGCCCAACGCCAGCTCGTTCGTGTACCTGGTGACGGCACTGCGCGCGAACATGCCGAACAAGATCATCAGCCTCTACAACATCGGCCCGGCCGCGTCACGCCTTTCCTACGGCGGCGTCGACATCTCCTCCAAGTTCAACTACGCCTGGAACCCGTACTACGGCACCTGGCAGGTCCCCCGCATCGCACTGCCCAAGTCGAAGCTGTCGCCGGCGGCCGTCGAGATCGGCGGGACCTCGCAGAGCACGTCCGCCAGCCTCGCCCGTCGTACCGTCAGCGAGGGATACGGCGTCTATCTGACGTACAACCTCGACGGCACCGATCGCAGCGCCGACGTCTCCGCGTTCACCAGGGAGCTGTACGGCAGTGGCGCCGTCTACACGCCGTAA
- a CDS encoding cellulose binding domain-containing protein, whose product MGCTSLAALPATEAGAAAGSVSVQHHTGSTGSDQAEPWLKVKNTGTSSVALSGVKLRYYFKADSASATYRFACSWAVKGCGNITGTFGTLAHPTANADRYLEIGFTSGAGSLPAGADSGDLQLRFYRSDWQSLNQRDDYSFSAAQSSYANWSKVTAQLDGATVWGTAPEGNDPTDPTDPTDPTDPPGPGGTLFDDFTYTKYDDPAISAHGWNVRSNSGGPGVPGATWAPQNVTFSSSGGNSVMNLETSTAGTGESTKQTEVLTKALKFKNGTYAARVKFSDAPKSGPDGDHLVQTFFTINDLKAPMADDYAEYDFEYLPNGGWGEPSNILYTTSWETYNPDPWQAVNQHTESRQSYAGWHDLIVTIDNNSIRYYVDGQQFGTHDAAYLPERPMSINFNQWLIDLAGQTSTSPRAYDQQVDYVLHVKDQVLTPAQVAAKLAAYRSAGTAFEDTVPSS is encoded by the coding sequence ATGGGCTGCACCAGCCTGGCCGCGCTGCCCGCCACCGAGGCCGGCGCCGCCGCGGGTAGCGTGTCGGTGCAGCACCACACCGGCTCCACCGGCAGCGACCAGGCCGAACCGTGGCTGAAGGTGAAGAACACCGGCACGTCCTCCGTGGCACTGAGCGGCGTGAAGCTGCGCTACTACTTCAAGGCCGACTCGGCGAGCGCCACCTACCGCTTCGCCTGTTCATGGGCCGTGAAGGGCTGCGGCAACATCACCGGTACCTTCGGCACGCTCGCCCACCCGACCGCCAACGCCGACCGCTACCTGGAGATCGGCTTCACCTCGGGCGCCGGTTCCCTCCCCGCCGGAGCCGACAGCGGCGACCTCCAGCTCCGCTTCTACCGCTCCGACTGGCAGTCCCTGAACCAGCGGGACGACTACTCCTTCAGCGCCGCGCAGAGCTCCTACGCGAACTGGTCGAAGGTCACCGCCCAACTGGACGGAGCGACGGTCTGGGGCACCGCCCCCGAGGGCAACGACCCCACAGATCCGACCGATCCCACCGACCCGACCGATCCGCCAGGCCCCGGCGGGACCCTCTTCGACGACTTCACCTACACCAAGTACGACGACCCGGCCATCTCCGCACACGGCTGGAACGTGCGCTCCAACTCCGGCGGTCCCGGAGTGCCGGGTGCGACCTGGGCGCCGCAGAACGTGACGTTCTCCTCCTCCGGCGGTAACTCCGTGATGAACCTGGAGACGTCGACAGCGGGCACGGGCGAGAGCACCAAGCAGACCGAAGTGCTCACCAAGGCCCTGAAGTTCAAGAACGGGACGTACGCGGCGCGCGTGAAGTTCAGCGACGCCCCGAAGAGCGGACCGGACGGGGACCACCTGGTGCAGACGTTCTTCACCATCAACGACCTCAAGGCGCCGATGGCGGACGACTACGCCGAGTACGACTTCGAGTACCTGCCCAACGGCGGCTGGGGCGAGCCGTCGAACATCCTCTACACGACGTCCTGGGAGACCTACAACCCAGACCCCTGGCAGGCTGTCAACCAGCACACCGAGAGCCGGCAGAGCTACGCGGGATGGCACGACCTGATCGTCACGATCGACAACAACTCCATCCGCTACTACGTCGACGGGCAGCAGTTCGGCACGCACGACGCCGCATATCTGCCGGAGCGGCCCATGTCGATCAACTTCAACCAGTGGCTGATCGACCTCGCCGGACAGACCAGCACCAGCCCGCGCGCGTACGACCAGCAGGTGGACTACGTCCTGCACGTCAAGGACCAGGTCCTGACCCCCGCGCAGGTTGCCGCCAAGCTGGCCGCGTACCGCAGCGCGGGCACCGCCTTCGAGGACACGGTGCCGTCCTCGTGA
- a CDS encoding carbohydrate ABC transporter permease: MTTSRALRRLPLDIAATVTVVVCLFPVYWMVTTAFKPARDIQSDSPQLLPQSWTFDHFHRAIDADGFGLFWRNSVLVTLGAVALALLVALGASFAVARMRWRGRRQFMLMVFIAQMAPWESLIIPVYIISRDTGMLDRLPTLTLVYFMMTLPFTVVVLRGFIATIPAELEESAQVDGCTRLGAFRHVALPLLAPGLMATSLFGYITAWNEFAYANFLIIKQQDHRTLPVWLSSFHNTFGTDWGATMAASTLFALPALAIFLLLQRHVTSGFAAGAVKG; this comes from the coding sequence GTGACGACCTCGCGCGCACTGCGCCGCCTGCCGCTCGACATCGCCGCGACCGTGACGGTCGTCGTCTGCCTCTTCCCCGTCTACTGGATGGTCACCACCGCCTTCAAACCGGCACGCGACATCCAGTCCGACAGCCCTCAACTGCTCCCGCAGAGCTGGACCTTCGACCACTTCCACCGGGCCATCGACGCGGACGGATTCGGCCTGTTCTGGCGCAACAGCGTGCTCGTCACCCTGGGCGCCGTCGCCCTCGCCCTGCTCGTCGCGCTCGGAGCCTCGTTCGCCGTGGCCCGGATGCGCTGGCGCGGACGCCGCCAGTTCATGCTCATGGTGTTCATCGCGCAGATGGCACCGTGGGAGTCCCTGATCATCCCCGTCTACATCATCTCCCGGGACACCGGGATGCTCGACCGGCTGCCGACACTGACCCTCGTCTACTTCATGATGACGCTGCCCTTCACCGTCGTCGTGCTGCGCGGATTCATCGCGACGATCCCGGCGGAGCTCGAGGAGTCGGCGCAGGTCGACGGCTGCACCCGGCTCGGCGCGTTCCGGCACGTGGCGCTCCCGCTGCTCGCGCCCGGCCTGATGGCCACGTCGCTGTTCGGCTACATCACGGCGTGGAACGAATTCGCCTACGCCAACTTCCTGATCATCAAGCAGCAGGACCACCGGACGCTGCCGGTGTGGCTGTCCTCGTTCCACAACACCTTCGGCACCGACTGGGGCGCCACCATGGCCGCCTCGACCCTGTTCGCGCTGCCCGCGCTGGCGATCTTCCTGCTGTTGCAGCGACACGTGACATCCGGGTTCGCCGCCGGCGCCGTCAAGGGCTGA